AGAAGTGTTTACTGCACCAGACCGAAATCGCGTCAATGGCCATGTTACAAATAAATTGCCATTAAGTTATAACGGCAGCTTGATTGACGGTTTCACTTTAACATTTAAAGATGGCAAAGTAGTTGATTTTACTGCTGAAAAAGGGGAAGATGTATTACGCAACTTACTTGAGACAGATGAAGGTTCTAAATATTTAGGCGAAGTTGCTTTAGTACCAGATGATTCCCCGATTTCAAATCGAAATCGTGTTTTCTATAACACTTTATTAGATGAAAATGCTTCTTGCCATATTGCATTAGGTGCAGGTTATCCATTTACTATAAAAGATGGTACCTCAATGTCTAGAGAAGAATTAAGCTCTGAAGGCTTAAACGATGCTTTCATCCATGAAGATTTTATGATTGGAAGTTCAGACTTAACAATTTATGGTATTACAGAAGATGGAAAAGAAGAAATCTTATTTAAAGATGGAAACTGGGCTTATTAATTTTAAAAAAATAATGATTAAAAAGGAGACCTATTGTGGAAGACAGAGAAAAAAGACCGATGTCTGCTTCATTAAGCATTAAAGATCGTCAAGTATACCCTCAAGATACAAATCATCACCATACAATGTTCGGAGGCCTGTTAATGGCCAACATCGATGAAATTGCTGCTATTTGTGCAATGAAGCATAGCAGTGCACCTGTAGTTACTGCTTCAACCGATTCAGTAGACTTTTTATTGCCAATCAGAACGGGTGATGTCATCTCATATGAAGCGATGGTATCTTATGCAGGTTCTACTTCGATGGAAGTCTGTGTACAGATAATTCTAGAAGATATTATGGAAGACAAGAAATATATGGCAGCTTTAAGCTTCTTAACATTTGTTGCTTTGGATGATGACGGCAAGCCGAAAAAAGTGCCTGGCGTCTATCCGGAAAATGAAATTCAAGAATGGTTCCATAGTACTGCTCCTGCACGTGTGAAACGCAGAAAAGAAAGAAGACAAGAAAGTAAAGATACTTTAGAATTCTTAACAAGAACAAGACATATTCAATAATAATAAGGCGGTTGCGACGTAGACATGTCGCAACCGCCTTATTATTATTGTTGGAAAATTTGATGCATCATTTTTTCTTTTTCACGAAAATCTGTATGAGGGTAGTACATATTCTTAACTAACACATTAGGTCCAAGACAATGAACGGGGGCACAATGACAATTTAAGCTTTGTGCTAAATCAGATTGCAGCCATTGATGGTAAACATCAGTAAGTTTATCTGTTTGGATATTAGAAATCGTACCATTTTCATCGCCGAAGTCCGTCACAATTACATTACCAGTAAAGACATTTACATTTAATCTGCTGCGTCCATCTGGGTCATTACGTAAAGTTACATTCTTAGCTGTACGTAAGGCATCAAATAAAGCAGCATCGTCTTCGTCTTGGATACAAGGATAAATCGGCAAAGTACCAAACAACATCCAAGTGTCCTTATCGCGTATGTCTAATAAATGACGGATTGTATCTTTAATTTCCTTTAAACTCAACACACTTAATTGGCTGGCAAAATCAGAAGGATACATCGGATGGATTTCATGACGGCTGCATTTCATATCATGAACCACTTCATTATGTATTTTTTCTAAATAAGGACGCGTATTTTGGTTCAACATGGTTTCTGCTGATACAAACATGCCTTGCTCTGATAGAGTACGTGAATTATCAATCATTTGCTCATAAAGTTTTAATTTAGCTTTTAAAGGAGGTTGCTTTTCCATAGCTCCAAATCCTACCTCAGCAAATTCATCAGTAGTGCCCCAATTATGAGAAATATGCATAACATCTATATATTCAGCAATATCTAGATAACGATCTTGCGGTAAAGTTAAATTAG
Above is a genomic segment from Staphylococcus piscifermentans containing:
- the yfkAB gene encoding radical SAM/CxCxxxxC motif protein YfkAB; its protein translation is MIDYSTRIKQPISILNDPWEAYNDVEEFGDLQLSNIEFTTTNLCNMRCSHCAVGYTLQTRDPEPLPMDLIYRRLDEIPHLRTLSITGGEPMFSKKSIRNVVKPLLKYAQSRGIYTQMNSNLTLPQDRYLDIAEYIDVMHISHNWGTTDEFAEVGFGAMEKQPPLKAKLKLYEQMIDNSRTLSEQGMFVSAETMLNQNTRPYLEKIHNEVVHDMKCSRHEIHPMYPSDFASQLSVLSLKEIKDTIRHLLDIRDKDTWMLFGTLPIYPCIQDEDDAALFDALRTAKNVTLRNDPDGRSRLNVNVFTGNVIVTDFGDENGTISNIQTDKLTDVYHQWLQSDLAQSLNCHCAPVHCLGPNVLVKNMYYPHTDFREKEKMMHQIFQQ
- a CDS encoding acyl-CoA thioesterase; this encodes MSASLSIKDRQVYPQDTNHHHTMFGGLLMANIDEIAAICAMKHSSAPVVTASTDSVDFLLPIRTGDVISYEAMVSYAGSTSMEVCVQIILEDIMEDKKYMAALSFLTFVALDDDGKPKKVPGVYPENEIQEWFHSTAPARVKRRKERRQESKDTLEFLTRTRHIQ